One window from the genome of Cricetulus griseus strain 17A/GY chromosome 2, alternate assembly CriGri-PICRH-1.0, whole genome shotgun sequence encodes:
- the LOC100756855 gene encoding sphingomyelin phosphodiesterase 5, with translation MNLADVSRRRSPVRHEPSLDWPPTPDALRPSPFPHPVLQALYSLSRMLLFPAYWSLDQLLGCWAPMARSSRLGWLKVLAGSAAALLLVVVVGLPLALFGLVLWLPLQVWRRPFCYQPPPACWVWPQPWHPPAERVRCFVFFTANLCLLPDGLARFSNLSHSQQRSEAIATALLGSLRMPHYGATECSQSLPGVPAGVLSATIPTGLDFVCLQEVFDLRAARRLVHILVSNLGPVLYDVGTFGLVPGPYIKVLGSGLLLASRYPLLRATFRCFPNARGEDALASKGLLSAQAQLGILDGRRIVGYLHCTHLQAPVGDGHVRCKQLTLLLEWVEEFEAESRQSDEAVAFSVLLGDLNFDNSSLDHTKEQGHKLFSCFQDPCRLGTCQEQPWALGTILSTSTLHHAIACSPEMLRRALEQEKGRRLYLAGPLSGSHYSKSWQGRRLDYIMYRGIPDSHLRPEVEQVTFSTALAGLTDHLAVGLNLQVSCY, from the exons ATGAATCTCGCTGACGTTTCGCGGCGAAGGAGCCCTGTGCGCCATGAACCCTCACTCGACTGGCCCCCGACACCCGACGCTCTGAGGCCTTCACCCTTCCCGCACCCCGTGCTACAAGCCCTCTACAGCTTATCCCGCATGCTGCTCTTCCCAGCCTACTGGTCTCTGGACCAGTTGCTGGGCTGCTGGGCACCAATGGCACGATCTAGCAGGTTGGGGTGGCTCAAAGTCCTAGCAGGAAGTGCGGCGGCGTTGCTATTGGTGGTGGTAGTTGGCCTACCCCTGGCACTGTTTGGCCTTGTGCTCTGGCTGCCCCTACAGGTCTGGCGCCGCCCCTTCTGCTACCAGCCTCCTCCGGCCTGCTGGGTGTGGCCACAGCCCTGGCACCCGCCTGCTGAACGCGTGCGCTGCTTTGTCTTTTTCACTGCCAATCTATGCCTGCTCCCTGATGGGCTGGCACGCTTCAGCAACCTGTCGCACAGCCAGCAGCGCTCGGAGGCCATTGCCACCGCACTGCTAGGTAGCCTTCGAATGCCACACTATGGGGCTACCGAATGCAGCCAGTCGCTGCCTGGGGTGCCTGCTGGTGTGCTGAGTGCCACAATACCTACGGGTTTGGACTTCGTGTGCCTACAGGAAGTGTTCGATCTCCGCGCAGCTCGTCGTCTTGTGCACATCCTGGTGTCAAATCTAGGCCCAGTGCTGTACGATGTAGGCACATTTGGCTTAGTGCCTGGGCCATACATCAAGGTACTGGGCAGTGGGCTTCTACTGGCCTCGCGCTACCCGCTGCTGCGTGCCACCTTCCGTTGCTTTCCTAACGCTCGTGGCGAGGACGCCCTGGCCTCCAAAGGTCTACTATCCGCCCAG GCACAACTGGGCATCCTGGACGGGCGTCGTATCGTGGGATACCTTCATTGCACACACTTGCAGGCACCCGTTG GAGATGGGCATGTTCGCTGCAAACAGCTGACCCTACTGCTGGAATGGGTGGAGGAGTTCGAGGCAGAGAGCCGCCAGAGTGATGAGGCTGTAGCCTTCAGTGTCCTCCTGGGAGACCTAAATTTTGACAACAGTTCACTAG ATCACACAAAGGAGCAGGGACACAAACTCttcagctgttttcaggaccCCTGCCGGCTAGGCACCTGCCAAGAGCAGCCCTGGGCCTTGG GGACGATTTTGAGCACTTCCACGCTACACCACGCCATTGCCTGCTCCCCAGAAATGTTACGAAG GGCCCTGGAGCAGGAAAAAGGGCGCCGCCTCTACCTGGCAGGACCCCTTAGTGGAAGTCACTACAGTAAATCCTGGCAGGGCAGGCGCCTGGACTATATCATGTACCGTGGAATTCCTGACAGTCACCTGCGTCCA GAGGTGGAGCAGGTGACTTTCAGTACTGCACTGGCGGGGCTCACGGACCACTTAGCTGTGGGCCTGAATCTTCAAGTTTCGTGCTACTAA